The genomic interval GATGTGGGCTCGTGAGCGTGAGGAACGGCTTGCTGGTGCGCTTGAGGCGCAGTCCGCCTCCGGGGAGCAGGGACGGGAGGGAGCGGACGAGCTGCATGCCGAGGTCTGGCTGTCCGCCGCTTCCAGCCGGCTGCTCCGGTCGGTGGCCTACCGGGCGGGGCTCCCTCCCTCTCAGGTTCTGGCCCAGCTCGCCGAGCGAATCGTGGTGGGCGAGGACGGTACGGTCTCCGTGCCACCCTTCACAGCGTCCCAGTGATTCCCGAAGCGAGTGAAAAAGAAGCCAGAGGAAGGGCTTGAGAATGCTGAGAATTCAGCTTCGGGAACACCAGGTGGCCCAGAAAACTGCTTTCCGTAAGTGGGTGAGATTCCCTGCAAGGACGTCTGTGCCCGCTCAGGGAGCACGGGGCACGATCGTGTCCGCGACCGGGTCGGGCAAGACGATCACGGCCGCCGCGTGCGCGCTGGAGTGCTTCCCCACCGGGCGGATCCTGGTGACCGTGCCGACCCTGGACCTGCTCGTGCAGACCACCCAGGCATGGCGCCGGGTGGGCCACCGGGCCTCCATGGTCGCGGTGTGCTCGCTGGAGAACGATCCAGTGCTCACCTCGCTGGGGGTACGCACCACCACCAACCCGATCCAGCTCGCCCTGTGGGCCGGGTCCGGGCCGGTCGTCGTGTTCGCCACGTACGCCTCTCTGGTGGACCGCGAGGACATCGACGAACGCGAGGGCCAGCGGAAGGTCCGCGGGCCGCTGGAGGCCGCTCTGGCGGGCGGAGAGCGCCTCTACGGCCAGCGCATGGACGGCTTCGACCTCGCCATCGTGGATGAGGCTCACGGAACCGCTGGTGATCTTGGTCGTACGTGGGCGGCGATCCACGACAACGCCCGCATCCCGGCGGACTTCCGGCTCTACCTGACCGCAACGCCGCGCATCCTCGCCGCGGCCCGCCCGCAGAAGGGCGCGGACGGCCAGAAGGTGGAGCTCGCGACCATGGCCGACGACCCGAACGGGACGTACGGCGCATGGATCGCGGAGCTCGGGCTGTCGGAGGCGATCGAGCGGGAGATCCTCGCGGGGTTCGAGATCGACGTGCTGGAGATCCGCGACCCCTTCCCCGTTCTGGGGGAGTCGGAGGAGGCGCGGCGGGGCCGGCGCCTGGCGCTCCTGCAGACCGCGCTCCTGGAGCACGCCGCCGCGTGGAATCTGCGTACGGTCATGACGTTCCACCAGAAGGTCGAGGAAGCCGCCGCGTTCGCGGAAAAGCTGCCCGAGACGGCAGCCGAGCTGTACATGAACGACGCCACCGACGACGACCTGGCGGCTGCGGACAAGCTGCCGAAGTCTTCGATCGACGCGGAGTTCTACGAACTCGAGGCCGGCCGCCACGTACCCCCGGACCGCGTATGGTCAGCGTGGCTGTGCGGCGACCACCTCGTCACCGAGCGCCGCGAGGTCATCCGCCAGTTCGCCAACGGCATCGACGCCGCCGGGCGCCGGGTCCACCGCGCCTTCCTCGCCAGCGTCCGCGTACTCGGGGAAGGCGTCGACATCACCGGCGAACGGGGCGTGGAGGCCGTCTGCTTCGCCGACACCCGTGGCTCCCAGATCGAGATCGTCCAGAACATCGGCCGCGCGCTGAGGCTCAACAGAGACGGCTCTACCAAGGTCGCCAGGATCATCGTGCCGGTGTTCCTGGAACCCGGCGAAGACCCGACCAACATGGTCGCCAGCGCCTCGTTCCGCCCCCTTGTAGCCGTTTTGCAGGGCCTGCGCTCGCATGACGAACGACTCGTCGAGCAGCTCGCCTCCCTTGCGCTCACCAGCGGCAAGCGCAAGGTCCACCTCCAGCGTGACGAGGACGGGCGGATTGTCGGGGCCGAGGGCGAGGACCAGGAGGACGACACGCAGGCCGCTGCCGAGTCCGCCCTGCTGCACTTCTCCAGCCCGCGGGACGCCGCCACGATCGCCGCGTTCCTGCGCACCCGGGTCTACCGGCCGGAGTCCCTGGTGTGGCTGAAGGGCTACCAGGCCCTGCTGCGGTGGCGGAAGGAGCACGGGATCACCGGCCTGCACGCCGTTCCGTATGACGTGGAGGTCGAAGTCGGCGTCACCAAAGACTTTCCGCTTGGGCGGTGGGTGCACCAGCAGAGGAAGGCGCTGCGGGCCGGGGAGCTGGAGGAGCGGCGCAAGACCCTGCTGGACGCCCCCGAGGCCGGGATGGTCTGGGAGCCCGGTGAGGAAGCGTGGGAGGCCAAGCTCGCCGCCCTCCGGTCCTACCGGCGCGCCACCGGGCACCTCGCCCCCGCGCCAGGACGCTGTGTGGGGCGAGGGCGAGGCAACGGAGCCCATCGGGCAGCACATGGCCAACCTCCGGCGCAAGGGAGCGAAGAACGGGCTGGGCAAGGACCCTCAGCGGGCCGCCGTGCGCGCGGCACAGCTCACGGAGATCGACCCCGACTGGAACTGCCCATGGCCGCTGAACTGGCAACGCCACTACCGCGTCCTCGCCGACCTGGTCGCCGACGAACCCCACGGCCGGCTCCCTGACATCGCACCCGGCGTCACCTTCGACGGCGACGACATCGGACGGTGGCTTCACCAGCAGAAACGGCCCGCTACCTGGGCGCGACTTCTGCCCGAACAGCAGCAGCGGCTGTCCGAGCTCGGCATGGAGCCCGTTGAAGCGCCGTCTTTGGCCTCGGCGGCTATGGATGCGATGAAGCGCCTGGGCAAAGCGCAGCAGGCATTCCAGCGAGGCCTGGCAGCACTTGCGCAGTGGGTGGAACGGGAGGGCCAGCGGCCGGTGCCCAGGGGGCACAGCGAAGAGATCACGGTCGACGGCGAGCCGGTGATTGTGAAGCTGGGCGTATGGCTTTCGAACGCGAAATCAAGGAGGGACCGGTTGGACGCCGACCAGCTGGCTGCGCTCGCGGAGCTGGGCATGGACTGGGCAAGGCCGGTGACGGTCCCGCAGGCCGTACCGGACGGCCTCTGATCGCCTTCTTGCGCCGTGACCGGACCCCGGGCCTCGTAGGGCCCGGGGTCCGGTCATGTGTACACGCCGGGGGATGTTCTGGCAGGTCAGAGGTGCAAGTCATCTGGGGAGCGAGGCGGCGGGTGTTCCACGGTCCAGCGACGTTCGATGTTCTGACTGGGCGGAAATACGCCGTACTCCAAGATGTACTGAGGAGCGGAATGCGTCTGCCCGTCCCATGGTTTGGGCTGCCCTGGGCTGTCCGGCTTCCAATGCTTCCAGGGATCGTGCTCTGGGTGGTGGATCACGAACTGGTCAGCTACGTCATAGGCCACGTCCACGAGCGCGAAGCCGATGGTGCCTTCCGCGTGCATCAGGTGGTCCACGTGCTTACGCCGGTCCGTGCCCCGGGTAGCGGGGCCGGGTAGGAACAGAAAGCGGTGAGGGTCCAGCGGGAGCAGGATGTCGCTCAGTGCGGCAGCGCGCAGCTGGTCTTCGTCGTCGGGGCGGTTCCATATGGCGATGGGGGTATCGCTGGTCAGCAGGCACATGTCGCTGAAGCCCAGCGCCCACGGACGTGCTTCCAGGATGAGTGCCAACGTGACGATGTTCTCGACGATGTAGCGCAGGTGGGGGTTGTTCTGTGCGAGCGTGTGCACTTCCTGCGGCAGGTCGGTGATGTCCGGTGCTTCGGTCTGCTGGTGGGTGAGCCGTTTGCGCTGGCGCGTCGTGCGCAAGATCTGGGCAGCCATCCACCAGGCGAGGACGTGGCGCTGATCCGGGCGCAGCGGCCAGTGCGGTGTGAGCGCCCAGTTCGGGTCGTTCAGGATGACCTTCAGTACTGCTTCGGCGTGTCCCTCGAGCGAGGTGAACAGTTCCTCGATGTGGTGGTGAGGGACTCCTTCGGCACTGATCCCCCAGTAGTAGCCGGTCTCAGCAGCGATGCCGGTGGGCGTCACCGGGAACGGTTCATCGATCTTGTCAAGCCGTCGCACCATCAGTTGGTACTTGCGGCGTGCTGTGTGCTGGGCGAAGTGCTTTAGGTACATCTGCGGCACTGTGTAATCCCGGGTGCCGCCTGCCTTAGCCGCGCGCTTCCCCGACGACGCCTTACCCACCAGCTGCCCTCCCCTGTTCGGCTTCTCACGCCAGTCATACAGGGGACTGAGCAGAAAGTGTCAGTGGATTTGCGGGGGAACGCGGGCTGTCTACTGGCTGGACTGGTGCTGCGACTCGGCGTGCTGGGCAAGCGCGCTGAGGGCGTCACCGGTCAGCGTGAGTACCTGCACGAACTGCTCATCGGGTCTCAATGCGTCCAGGCCAGCCCGCGTAAGGGTGGCGTGCCAGTCCTTTCCGCGGAGATGGGCCGGCCCGGTGGAGCGGAGGCCTTGCAGGACACGCAGCGGGCGGATCAGCGTGTCGT from Streptomyces sp. B3I8 carries:
- a CDS encoding DUF4238 domain-containing protein codes for the protein MYLKHFAQHTARRKYQLMVRRLDKIDEPFPVTPTGIAAETGYYWGISAEGVPHHHIEELFTSLEGHAEAVLKVILNDPNWALTPHWPLRPDQRHVLAWWMAAQILRTTRQRKRLTHQQTEAPDITDLPQEVHTLAQNNPHLRYIVENIVTLALILEARPWALGFSDMCLLTSDTPIAIWNRPDDEDQLRAAALSDILLPLDPHRFLFLPGPATRGTDRRKHVDHLMHAEGTIGFALVDVAYDVADQFVIHHPEHDPWKHWKPDSPGQPKPWDGQTHSAPQYILEYGVFPPSQNIERRWTVEHPPPRSPDDLHL